In the genome of Mytilus edulis chromosome 3, xbMytEdul2.2, whole genome shotgun sequence, one region contains:
- the LOC139518006 gene encoding ankyrin repeat and SOCS box protein 9-like — protein MGSLPSRDTTKSNLQADVLKAIKQDDINFLSSMKDNSEESDQYRQTFPPFLLHYAAQHGRVEWVKYLIEQNFNVNSLTEGKETPLHSCVRAQHNGVQCAKIILEEKSDINAQNVWGHSPIMEAVVQFKFEMVDYLLSEGADVQLPDDNKTTPLHVCASYGNIGYLKKLLDRGADQNAQDGRGRTPLYFAINGNHKKVIEFFIQNGCNVNLYDSNFGSPLQKAITMSNIDLVQQLLKVGANTSMYNISRMSNVKLSLSELALHTVQVSVELVGPTEDEDGDLYGPAAKAFRHIQCFKLLLIAHGLPVPKDIRDRIRQIIQKCKVERLKMELLKVQTLANSMAQLSAKRPVDSLQNVSRLQCRIYLMRSKRNVIWACDQMDVPHILKNILTFKL, from the coding sequence ATGGGATCATTGCCATCTAGAGATACTACAAAATCAAACCTCCAAGCAGACGTATTGAAAGCAATTAAACAGGACGATATAAACTTCCTGTCCTCAATGAAAGACAACTCAGAAGAATCTGATCAATACCGTCAGACATTCCCGCCATTCCTTCTCCATTACGCAGCACAACATGGTAGAGTAGAATGGGTTAAATACCTTATAGAACAAAACTTCAATGTCAATAGTTTAACTGAAGGTAAAGAGACACCATTGCATTCATGTGTGCGTGCACAGCATAATGGAGTTCAATGTGCAAAGATAATTCTGGAAGAAAAATCTGACATAAATGCACAGAATGTTTGGGGACATTCTCCTATAATGGAGGCCGTTGTTCAGTTTAAGTTTGAAATGGTAGATTATTTACTGTCCGAGGGAGCAGATGTACAACTACCAGATGACAATAAAACTACGCCATTACATGTGTGTGCAAGTTACGGAAATATAGGTTACTTGAAAAAGTTGTTAGACAGAGGTGCAGATCAAAATGCACAGGATGGACGAGGACGCACTCCGCTGTATTTTGCAATTAATGGAAACCACAAAAAAGTTATTGAATTCTTCATTCAAAATGGCTGTAATGTTAATTTATATGATTCAAACTTTGGATCTCCCTTACAAAAAGCTATTACAATGTCAAACATAGATTTGGTTCAGCAATTACTGAAAGTAGGAGCCAATACATCTATGTACAATATTTCAAGGATGAGTAACGTAAAACTGTCACTATCTGAACTGGCTCTTCACACTGTACAAGTGTCAGTAGAATTAGTTGGTCCTACAGAAGATGAAGATGGGGATCTGTATGGACCTGCTGCCAAGGCTTTCAGGCATATTCAATGTTTCAAATTGCTATTAATTGCCCATGGATTACCTGTACCCAAAGATATCAGAGACCGTATCAgacaaattattcaaaaatgtAAAGTGGAAAGGTTAAAGATGGAACTTCTCAAAGTACAGACACTTGCAAATAGTATGGCACAATTATCTGCCAAAAGACCAGTTGACAGTCTTCAAAATGTATCTCGACTTCAGTGTAGAATATATTTAATGAGATCTAAAAGAAATGTAATATGGGCTTGTGATCAAATGGATGTACCACATATACTGAAAAATATTCTCACttttaaactgtaa